In a single window of the Papaver somniferum cultivar HN1 chromosome 8, ASM357369v1, whole genome shotgun sequence genome:
- the LOC113306194 gene encoding uncharacterized protein LOC113306194, translating into MSKKQSREEKIDRLHQSAGSPFKLNIREFRPPMNFIVPKLPEFNEKTDDPDQHVLHYETAMTLWQHSDELMCKMFPQSLDGGAIKWFNKLHAHSIGIRKEESIRKFTRRFKQELAYVDGASNQIVIEAYKQAYQYEQRGVYGSLVKRPPNTLEGLYDRVEEYARVEDDSKAREMRHVNRSSNHPNDGRKDNSKNRSSGHHNDRGEERGKNQGERMKTEFQKYHDMKMTPLNIQLTEFYEKIIKDLSLPCPLPAETRDKRDNNKYCKFHKDHGHKTEKFRALQIKVHRMIDARNIQEYVKKDFGKGPGQFGTTHMINAHVINVSHARIHSMTRRASKDESGRKLR; encoded by the exons ATGTCGAAAAAGCAGTCCAGAGAAGAAAAGATAGACCGGTTGCATCAGTCTGCAGGATCCCCTTTCAAGCTGAATATCAGAGAATTTCGGCCGCCAATGAATTTTATAGTTCCAAAGCTGCCAGAATTcaatgagaaaacagatgatCCAGATCAGCATGTTTTACACTATGAAACTGCCATGACTCTGTGGCAGCACAGTGATGAGTTGATGTGCAAGATGTTTCCACagtcactggatggaggagcaataAAGTGGTTCAATAAACTCCATGCACATTCGATCG GAATTCGGAAAGAGGAAAGCATCAGGAAGTTTACTCGACGCTTCAAGCAAGAGTTAGCATATGTAGATGGTGCCAGCAATCAAATCGTCATCGAAGCTTACAAGCAGGCATACCAGTACGAACAAAGAGGTGTGTACGGTTCCTTGGTCAAGAGACCACCAAATACTCTAGAGGGACTGTATGATCGAGTGGAAGAATATGCTCGAGTGGAGGATGATTCCAAAGCTCGAGAGATGAGACATGTTAACAGATCATCCAATCATCCAAATGATGGGAGGAAAGACAACTCGAAGAACCGTTCGAGCGGCCATCACAATGATCGAGGTGAAGAGCGAGGGAAGAACCAAGGTGAACGAATGAAAACTGAATTCCAGAAATATCATGATATGAAGATGACACCATTGAACATACAACTTACAgagttttatgagaaaatcatcaaGGATTTGAGCCTCCCTTGTCCCTTGCCAGCAGAGACACGTGATAAACGTGATAATAACAAATACTGCAAGTTCCATAAAGACCATGGTCACAAGACTGAGAAATTCCGCGCTTTACAGATCAAGGTCCATCGGATGATAGACGCTAGAAATATACAAGAGTACGTGAAGAAGGATTTTGGAAAAGGCCCTGGACAGTTTGGCACAACACATATGATTAACGCCCATGTGATTAACGTCAGTCACGCCAGGATCCATTCAATGACCAGGCGGGCATCGAAAGATGAGAGCGGGAGAAAGCTCAGGTAG